A genomic window from Streptomyces broussonetiae includes:
- a CDS encoding SGNH/GDSL hydrolase family protein: MTKDIRPADRTRGRRRAAVLGVALGGCALVAASTTPAAAHSTGPGRALDYVALGDSYTSGPGIPAQVDANCARSDHNYPSLVAAQHKAATFTDVSCAGATTAEMWQAQGSNKPQLDAVGRDTDLVTVQIGGNDVGFGPIIATCARLAAQDPTGDPCKRSYDADGYDQLALAVLKTAPKVDKVLRAVHARAPHARVVVVGYPDLLPDDGTGCFPQVPFAKGDFPYLRDTEKRLNLMLRLVAAVNRAEYVDTYGPTVGHDMCKSPADRWIEPLQPAAPAAPAHPNAKGEQAMAQAVLDRLGRGRGRY, from the coding sequence ATGACGAAGGACATACGTCCGGCGGACAGGACGAGAGGCCGACGGCGCGCCGCCGTGCTCGGGGTGGCACTGGGCGGTTGTGCCCTCGTCGCCGCCTCGACGACGCCGGCCGCCGCGCACTCCACCGGACCCGGCCGCGCTCTCGACTACGTGGCCCTCGGCGACTCCTACACCTCGGGCCCCGGCATCCCGGCCCAGGTGGACGCCAACTGCGCACGCTCCGACCACAACTACCCCTCGCTGGTGGCCGCACAGCACAAGGCGGCCACCTTCACGGACGTCAGCTGCGCGGGCGCGACGACCGCCGAGATGTGGCAGGCGCAGGGCAGCAACAAGCCCCAACTGGACGCGGTCGGGCGGGACACGGATCTGGTGACGGTCCAGATCGGCGGCAACGACGTCGGGTTCGGCCCGATCATCGCCACCTGCGCCCGGCTCGCCGCCCAGGACCCGACGGGCGATCCCTGCAAGCGCTCCTACGACGCCGACGGTTACGATCAGCTGGCCCTCGCTGTCCTCAAGACCGCGCCGAAGGTCGACAAGGTGCTGCGGGCCGTGCACGCCCGCGCGCCCCACGCCCGCGTGGTCGTCGTCGGCTATCCGGACCTGCTGCCCGACGACGGCACCGGCTGCTTTCCCCAAGTCCCGTTCGCAAAGGGTGATTTCCCCTATCTGCGGGACACCGAGAAGCGCCTGAACCTGATGCTGCGGCTGGTGGCCGCCGTCAACCGGGCCGAGTACGTGGACACATACGGCCCGACGGTCGGACACGACATGTGCAAGTCGCCCGCGGACCGCTGGATCGAACCGCTCCAGCCCGCCGCCCCCGCAGCGCCCGCACACCCCAACGCCAAGGGAGAACAGGCCATGGCCCAGGCGGTCCTGGACCGGCTCGGCCGGGGGCGCGGGCGGTACTGA